AATTGTTCCTCAACAATAgcgtttaattttgataaatttgctgtagaaataaaaaagtaggCTTCTTATTTACCATCCAAAATTCGGATTTCTGCTTATGATCCAAGAAAAGTTGCCTGGGTGtggaaatgaataattcaaaataattcaactaattgacaaattttattagtttttttatacctatgatttgtttaaaaattcgtcttgcagaaaaaactaaattgtACTCATTTTCTTACTGCTATCTCCTATCAAggttttagataaaaaaaaatacagtaaaaaacattacaatatcaattaaaaaaaataaccactTTGCGGTCAATTctggctttaaaaaatttaacttctgactcgttttaattttggaaacgTGTGTTTCAGCTTCGAGCATGTCTATTCCCAATTGGGACTTCATGGGAAGCACAATGGTGACCAACAACTACATCAGACTGACACCAGATCTCCAAAGCAAAGAGGGCGCCATTTGGAATACAATCGTGAGTTCGTGCATTCCATCTCCATGAAAAAAACACTACTTAGCTAACGAACGTTCCAGCCTTGCAACGTGAAAAACTGGGAGCTGCATGTGCACTTTAAGGTGCACGGGAAAGGAAAAGACTTATATGGAGATGGATTCGCGATCTGGTACGCCAAGGACCGGATGGTTGGCGGTCCGGTCTTCGGCAACCGCGACTTCTTCCAGGGTCTGGCCATCATCGTGGACACCTACAGCAACCACAATGGTCCACATAATGTAACTAAAGTTGTGTACTCCTATCTATAtctttagttaaaaatatatttatttttcagcatcaACACCCGTATATTTCAGCCATGATAAACAATGGCTCCCTTCACTATGATCATGACCGTGATGGGACGCACACACAACTGGCTGGATGCGAGGCAAAACTTAGAAATCTCGAACACGACACACACGTCAACATCAGATACGAAAAAGACACTCTCACTGGTATATTTTCGTCCTGCTTAATTAGTCAAATTCCATCATGCCttcgcatttcatttttattttaaattccattaatcaaattttgcaacacCTATTAATTGAACAGTTTCCACGGACATTGAAAACAAGGCAGCTTGGAAGGAGTGCCTCTCCGTCAAGGGCGTCCGCCTGCCTACTGGCTACTACTTTGGAGCCTCGGCAGCAACTGGAGACCTCTCAGATACTCACGACGTCATTTCCATCAAGTTGTACGAACTCGACTCTCCTGATGATGTAAGTCACCATTAATTTGCATGATAAActaatcattttattaataatttaccaaTTGATCCGTTCAGATTTGGCCAaatcttaacaaaaatatataagtaCTGATAACAAATATCCACCAAAGCAGAGCGTATTAAATATAACTCTAATTAGTGATTGTAGACATATTATGCAGTTGCACGCAGTTAATAATTACCACGTCGTTGATTTTTTACTGCTCACTTTCTGCTAAGAGCTTAATTCCcttttaattgcttcaaatCTTGTTTTAACGTCAAATTTCTAGCCATTTAAAGGAAATTGTTAAGATCCcagtttatttctcaaaaataaattataataaactgCTCAGGTGCAAGAGGACAGGTCAAAAATTCTGCCGTCCGCCGCGTTTTTTGAAGCGCCACGCGACCACATAGACGATGTCAAGCCTAGCTCTATGAGCGGCTTCAAAATCTTCCTACTGATGCTGTTTGGCACGCTGGCCGTGATTGTGTTGGTCGTCATCGGCATCATGATCTACCAGAAGCAGCAGGAGCAGTCGAGAAAGCGCTTTTACTGATCTGCCTACCAGTCCCCGCCACGCAACCACCACACCGAAACCAATACTGTTGTCACTGTTTTTACTGAACTGTGTGCGCCGCTCGGCTATCCTAGATTAGCTCACTTGTAAAGTGTGTGAGTGAATCCATGCATTGTGTGCATGACGAGtgttttgattgattttcctGAGTGAATCGGTGAAACAGCGATAGAATACTGTGCTCTTTAGCCTCTTAAAACGAAtggttaaaattggaataaaaaagtctgcccgtttgttaaaaaacaagTTCCATTGCTAACTTTG
The nucleotide sequence above comes from Cloeon dipterum chromosome X, ieCloDipt1.1, whole genome shotgun sequence. Encoded proteins:
- the LOC135946486 gene encoding vesicular integral-membrane protein VIP36 — protein: MGSFFGLVSFLLCALQISAEWNTKDYMKREHSLIKPYQASSMSIPNWDFMGSTMVTNNYIRLTPDLQSKEGAIWNTIPCNVKNWELHVHFKVHGKGKDLYGDGFAIWYAKDRMVGGPVFGNRDFFQGLAIIVDTYSNHNGPHNHQHPYISAMINNGSLHYDHDRDGTHTQLAGCEAKLRNLEHDTHVNIRYEKDTLTVSTDIENKAAWKECLSVKGVRLPTGYYFGASAATGDLSDTHDVISIKLYELDSPDDVQEDRSKILPSAAFFEAPRDHIDDVKPSSMSGFKIFLLMLFGTLAVIVLVVIGIMIYQKQQEQSRKRFY